One window of the Papaver somniferum cultivar HN1 unplaced genomic scaffold, ASM357369v1 unplaced-scaffold_23, whole genome shotgun sequence genome contains the following:
- the LOC113340767 gene encoding uncharacterized protein LOC113340767, translating into MFEILMEFEKISLKLIRIRLVCATEKFFIQFFAMEGRNILPNVTPAEFCPYPFVAMVVEGEDAISKVHQLTSTAERYPFLIPAVRAYSSVTPDSVEEDCRLWFGIDSANWIEEAKESNLLAVALPGGQTFGPVETVLEKLAEQCHLKYEYFKEQNLASSSDLYSSFYSNFYNEDLTFVLIRPMAFEKGCVGHLLSIIENTCLCFRGMDLVKKPENPIGDAWPADSCSSHEKDEYGIALLIENFYYNDVQLNTSCSDAGMLIDTSKEKVGIFSDLIYVGKPGDTCMIGDYFKCGTVSWVDSSTGAVCGGYFLTTLSSLQF; encoded by the exons ATGTTCGAAATCTTGATGGAATTTGAGAAGATCAGTTTGAAATTAATAA GGATCAGATTAGTATGCGCCACAGAGAAGTTTTTTATTCAATTCTTCGCCATGGAAGGTAGAAACATTTTGCCCAATGTTACTCCAGCAGAGTTTTGTCCCTATCCTTTTGTAGCTATGGTAGTGGAAGGTGAAGATGCTATTAGTAAAGTTCATCAGCTAACATCAACGGCCGAGAGATATCCCTTTCTGATACCTGCTGT GCGTGCTTATAGCAGTGTCACACCTGATAGTGTGGAAGAAGATTGTAGATTGTGGTTTGGTATTGACTCTGCAAACTggatagaagaagcaaaagaaagtAATCTTCTGGCAGTCGCACTCCCAGGTGGCCAAACATTTGGCCCTGTTGAAACAGTGTTGGAGAAGTTAGCTGAACAGTGTCACCTTAAGTACGA GTACTTCAAGGAACAGAATTTAGCCAGCAGTTCCGATCTCTACAGCAGTTTCTACAGCAATTTCTACAATGAAGATCTGACATTCGTCTTAATCAGGCCTATGGCTTTTGAAAAGGGATGTGTGGGTCATCTGCTATCCATTATTGAGAACACGTGTTTGTGCTTCAGAG GTATGGATTTGGTAAAGAAACCTGAAAATCCTATTGGCGATGCATGGCCTGCTGATTCTTGTTCCTCACATGAAAAGGATGAATATGGCATTGCCTTGCTTATTGAAAATTTTTACTATAATGATGTACAATTAAACACGAGTTGCAGCGATGCTGGTATGCTGATTGACACAAGCAAAGAGAAGGTTGGAATTTTCAG CGACTTAATTTACGTAGGCAAGCCTGGTGACACTTGTATGATTGGTGATTATTTCAAATGCGGTACTGTTTCCTGGGTGGATTCCAGCACTGGTGCTGTCTGTGGTGGTTATTTTTTGACAACCTTGTCGAGCCTCCAATTTTAA